A stretch of Mesotoga sp. Brook.08.105.5.1 DNA encodes these proteins:
- a CDS encoding site-specific integrase — translation MKEVQPIRDSKKIDAMKAIMKGESNYRDLLLFTLGINTGLRISDILALKWSSFINGGGRLLKSGDQLNVVEIKTKKIKSFMINRSVAEALKLYYDSLGSPNPDDPVFSSRKTADGTLQPITRIAAWQMLNRYANMVGLDDGIGTHTLRKTFGYHLYKKGVALEYIQKMLNHSSPAITLRYIGITQEQLNDIYVELNL, via the coding sequence ATGAAGGAAGTCCAGCCGATACGCGATTCGAAGAAAATCGATGCGATGAAGGCTATTATGAAGGGTGAATCAAACTACAGGGATCTCCTTCTGTTCACTCTGGGTATTAACACCGGACTGAGAATCTCAGATATTCTCGCCCTTAAGTGGAGCAGTTTCATTAACGGTGGTGGAAGACTGCTGAAGTCAGGAGACCAGTTGAATGTTGTGGAGATTAAGACCAAAAAGATAAAGAGCTTTATGATAAACAGGTCGGTCGCCGAAGCGTTGAAACTCTACTACGATTCCCTGGGAAGTCCCAATCCTGATGATCCTGTATTCTCATCCCGTAAGACAGCTGACGGCACGCTACAACCAATAACAAGAATAGCCGCCTGGCAAATGTTAAATAGATACGCCAATATGGTTGGTTTGGATGATGGGATCGGAACACATACACTTCGAAAAACGTTCGGCTACCACCTGTACAAAAAGGGCGTGGCTCTGGAATACATTCAAAAGATGTTGAACCATTCTTCTCCGGCAATAACTCTGCGCTATATAGGAATTACCCAGGAGCAGCTGAACGATATCTATGTGGAACTGAATTTATAA
- a CDS encoding WGR domain-containing protein: MASVYLEKVMPENNMRRFYFISDERQSTFTGYPVTIIFGRISERASFVTKIFPSEAMATRYVRKQLRIRHRHHYSVVKPRYLRDRQDSKPVQLGLFPF, translated from the coding sequence ATGGCATCAGTTTACCTGGAGAAGGTTATGCCCGAAAACAATATGAGAAGGTTCTATTTCATAAGTGACGAACGCCAGAGTACCTTTACCGGGTATCCGGTTACCATCATTTTCGGCAGGATCTCCGAGCGCGCCTCATTCGTGACCAAAATATTCCCGAGCGAGGCTATGGCTACCAGATATGTACGTAAGCAGCTCAGGATAAGACATAGGCACCATTACTCAGTGGTTAAACCGAGGTATTTGAGGGATAGGCAAGACTCCAAGCCGGTCCAGCTCGGGCTATTTCCTTTCTAA
- a CDS encoding DUF6577 family protein encodes MKDETWSSKRSGKRISSELKDRDSFTTEELKPFLTLPGEEISPVTIRTRLNALKRCGIITHIGRSLYTLKKLYDYTPEIDQTLRKVYLELRKRLPLTRICVWRPFWLNEFALHIAFMQTIVVESERETERAVFEVLQESLEKNSSLTGTLLLLNPSAEDVDLYVSGQSPAIVVGRLITEAPVRESDGVIVPRLEKMLVDLFSGGPVLEPFGGAEMDRVFRNAFNTYALNVNTIIRYATRRGKRQEMADYLTSKKLTGYREVLDDLR; translated from the coding sequence TTGAAAGACGAGACCTGGTCCTCAAAGCGTAGTGGTAAGAGAATAAGTTCAGAGCTTAAAGATAGGGACTCCTTCACTACTGAGGAGCTCAAGCCATTTCTTACTCTTCCCGGAGAAGAGATAAGCCCGGTTACTATCCGTACCAGACTGAATGCTCTGAAAAGGTGCGGAATCATAACCCACATTGGGCGTAGTCTGTACACTCTCAAAAAGCTGTACGATTATACTCCAGAGATAGACCAAACTCTTAGAAAAGTATATCTCGAGCTAAGGAAACGGCTGCCGCTAACGAGAATATGTGTATGGAGGCCTTTCTGGTTGAACGAGTTCGCACTTCATATAGCCTTTATGCAGACCATAGTTGTTGAATCGGAAAGAGAAACTGAAAGGGCCGTCTTTGAAGTGCTTCAGGAATCGTTGGAGAAGAACTCCTCTCTTACCGGAACTCTGCTACTTCTAAATCCCTCTGCTGAAGACGTCGATCTGTATGTTTCAGGTCAGTCTCCCGCAATAGTTGTCGGAAGACTCATCACTGAAGCACCGGTAAGGGAGAGTGATGGAGTCATCGTACCGAGGCTCGAAAAAATGCTTGTGGATTTATTCTCAGGGGGGCCCGTTCTTGAGCCTTTTGGTGGTGCCGAAATGGACAGAGTTTTCAGAAATGCCTTCAATACATACGCTCTGAACGTAAATACCATCATAAGATATGCCACGAGGAGAGGTAAAAGACAGGAAATGGCTGACTACCTTACCTCAAAGAAGCTGACAGGTTACAGGGAAGTATTGGATGATCTCCGATAG
- a CDS encoding nucleotidyl transferase AbiEii/AbiGii toxin family protein: MISDSCLTREYLEAKRVKLGCDQILLEKTIKGLQLLELLIINGVDLTFKGGTSLILLLDRIQRLSIDIDIIVEPEADFSTALDKVISTGKFFRYEEDIRKTVFPVRHYKFYYDSINPSQ, translated from the coding sequence ATGATCTCCGATAGTTGTTTGACCAGGGAGTATCTTGAGGCTAAACGAGTTAAGCTGGGTTGTGACCAGATACTGCTAGAAAAGACGATTAAGGGTCTTCAGCTTCTGGAGTTGCTGATAATCAACGGTGTGGATCTAACGTTCAAAGGAGGAACTTCCCTAATCCTGCTCTTGGATAGAATTCAGCGTTTATCCATTGATATAGATATCATTGTTGAGCCTGAAGCAGACTTCAGCACTGCTTTGGACAAAGTCATTTCGACCGGTAAGTTCTTTCGCTATGAAGAGGATATACGAAAGACTGTCTTTCCCGTGAGGCATTATAAGTTCTATTATGACTCGATCAATCCCAGTCAGTAG